From a region of the Cygnus atratus isolate AKBS03 ecotype Queensland, Australia chromosome 3, CAtr_DNAZoo_HiC_assembly, whole genome shotgun sequence genome:
- the MTLN gene encoding mitoregulin yields MGPEALRPRAVRWALLAAFAAGVLVGWQAGRARRRFLRWRQQRLQRRLDAAREQLEAA; encoded by the coding sequence ATGGGCCCGGAGGCGCTGCGGCCACGGGCCGTGCGCTGGGCGCTGCTGGCCGCCTTCGCCGCCGGCGTGCTGGTGGGCTGGCAGgccggccgggcccggcgccGCTTCCTCCGCTGGCGCCAGCAGCGCCTCCAGCGCCGCCTCGATGCCGCCCGGGAGCAGCTGGAGGCGGCGTGA